A single genomic interval of Lentimicrobium saccharophilum harbors:
- a CDS encoding T9SS type A sorting domain-containing protein: MKKLLLLLAFVAIGHTSGFAQSCLPEGITFTTQAQIDNFQANYPGCTEIEGDVTISNNWSGNITNLNGLNALTSIGGALYIEGLQNLTSLSGLDNLTSIGEYLKIEWTGLSTLSGLESLTSIGGNLVINVNNSLVNLTGLDYVTSIGGTLDIRMNDSLANLTGLENLSSITGGLWLQWNSSLTSLTGLDNVSSIKNDVSIYGTNLINMIGLDNLSSIGGSLMIGGYEGGNLALTSLTGLEGLISIGGYLSISSSPLVSLMGLNNLNSIGDGLGISYTALTSLTGLDNIDAGSISDLIIIYNISLSNCAVQSMCEYLASPNGTIEIHNNAPGCNSPEEVEAACDEVSIKSKCFENDFLLFPNPAGKTVTISGNNATAIREIVIYNQTGQKVLQSKPVNYTLDISILRPGMYIVEMVTNHGNLRKKLIVQ, from the coding sequence ATGAAAAAGTTACTACTCCTTTTGGCCTTTGTGGCCATCGGCCACACTTCAGGATTTGCCCAGTCCTGCCTGCCCGAAGGCATCACATTTACCACTCAGGCACAGATTGATAATTTCCAGGCCAATTATCCAGGCTGCACTGAAATTGAAGGGGATGTAACAATTTCAAATAATTGGAGCGGCAACATTACAAATCTTAATGGATTAAATGCGCTGACTTCCATTGGTGGAGCACTTTATATTGAAGGACTTCAAAATCTGACCAGTTTATCAGGGCTTGATAATTTAACATCAATAGGAGAATATTTGAAAATTGAATGGACTGGGCTAAGCACACTATCGGGGCTGGAAAGTTTGACTTCAATAGGGGGTAATCTTGTAATTAATGTGAATAATTCCCTTGTAAATTTAACAGGATTGGATTATGTGACCTCCATTGGAGGTACTCTCGACATTAGAATGAATGATTCACTGGCAAACCTGACAGGCTTGGAGAACTTATCTTCCATTACGGGTGGGTTATGGCTTCAATGGAATTCATCCCTGACCAGCCTGACAGGGCTGGATAATGTGTCCTCAATCAAAAATGATGTTTCCATTTATGGCACCAACCTGATCAATATGATTGGGCTGGACAATCTTTCTTCCATTGGTGGGTCGTTAATGATTGGCGGTTATGAGGGCGGTAACTTGGCACTCACCAGTCTTACGGGATTGGAAGGTTTGATTTCAATAGGGGGTTATCTTAGCATTAGCAGTAGTCCTCTTGTCAGTTTGATGGGATTGAATAATCTGAATTCCATAGGTGATGGTCTAGGTATCAGCTATACCGCTTTGACCAGTTTAACCGGTTTGGATAATATAGATGCCGGATCAATATCTGATTTAATTATTATTTATAATATTTCTTTATCAAACTGCGCTGTGCAAAGCATGTGCGAATACCTGGCCAGTCCAAACGGAACCATCGAAATTCATAACAACGCCCCCGGCTGCAACAGTCCGGAAGAGGTGGAAGCCGCCTGCGACGAAGTCTCAATCAAAAGCAAATGTTTTGAAAATGACTTTCTGCTCTTCCCCAACCCAGCCGGTAAAACCGTAACGATTTCCGGCAATAACGCTACAGCTATCCGGGAAATCGTTATTTACAACCAAACCGGCCAAAAAGTCCTGCAAAGCAAACCGGTAAACTATACCCTGGATATTTCAATACTCAGGCCGGGGATGTACATTGTTGAAATGGTGACCAATCATGGAAATTTGAGAAAAAAGCTGATCGTTCAATAA
- a CDS encoding YceI family protein, whose amino-acid sequence MTTTKWALDPSHSEISFKVKHLMISNVKGVFAGFTIDVTTTGDDFSTSDISLSIDPATISTGNADRDAHLKSADFFDVDNFKAIAFKSEKMEKAGDDAFKLTGDLTIKGISRKVILDVEFGGLMKDPWGNQKVGFSLNGKINRKDWGLNWNAALEAGGVLVGEEVKISAEVQFVKQA is encoded by the coding sequence ATGACGACAACAAAATGGGCTCTTGATCCCTCACACTCGGAAATAAGTTTCAAAGTAAAGCACCTCATGATTTCAAATGTAAAGGGTGTATTTGCAGGATTTACAATTGATGTTACAACAACAGGAGACGATTTCAGCACTTCTGATATTTCATTGAGCATTGATCCCGCAACCATCAGCACCGGCAATGCCGACCGCGATGCCCACCTGAAAAGTGCTGATTTTTTCGATGTAGACAATTTTAAAGCCATCGCTTTTAAATCAGAAAAGATGGAAAAAGCCGGTGATGATGCATTTAAGCTCACCGGTGACCTGACCATTAAAGGTATTAGCCGGAAAGTAATCCTCGATGTGGAATTTGGCGGCCTGATGAAAGATCCCTGGGGCAACCAGAAAGTCGGTTTCAGCCTTAACGGAAAAATCAATCGCAAAGACTGGGGGCTTAACTGGAATGCAGCCCTTGAGGCCGGTGGCGTATTGGTAGGCGAAGAGGTAAAGATCAGTGCTGAAGTGCAGTTCGTAAAACAGGCCTGA
- a CDS encoding YCF48-related protein, with translation MKKLYILMFTLVTANCAMAQWFPQNSGTTSSLYSGYFTDANTGYVVGNSGTILKTTDGGTNWEAQYSGTLTSLLSVYFTDANTGYVVGYSGNILKTINGGTEWFLNSTDSLSFLSSVHFPSENIGYAVGYTSDTSYWEIGLVLKTSDGGLSWERHEFSNNSPLVLNSVYFTSADTGFVSATQFGWTGSCSGIIFKTTNGGNDWTTCFSFGQGECSGLGYLYFRDNETGFILGGSEGGMGHIFKTTDGGLSWGKINDFGMLSPASVCFPTPDTGYIVGLEMEWGQGIFLQTNDAGFTWSEPTVLTSYGLNWVYFTDSVTGYAVGQNGTILKTTNGGLTNLNEFGHPVKSLTLYPNPSDDKITIAAPAFSGNAHLSVFSIGGVKILERQVLEPEIQLDVRKLLQGVYVLKVANDKTVETAKLIKQ, from the coding sequence ATGAAAAAGCTATACATATTGATGTTTACTCTGGTTACAGCCAACTGCGCAATGGCACAATGGTTCCCGCAGAATTCGGGAACCACGAGTAGCCTTTATTCCGGTTATTTTACAGATGCGAACACAGGATATGTTGTCGGTAATAGTGGAACTATCCTTAAAACAACTGATGGTGGAACTAACTGGGAAGCACAGTATTCGGGTACTTTGACCAGCCTTTTATCTGTTTATTTTACTGATGCAAATACAGGTTATGTGGTTGGCTACTCTGGCAATATCCTTAAAACAATTAACGGGGGAACAGAATGGTTTCTTAACTCAACAGATAGTTTATCATTTTTAAGTTCTGTTCATTTCCCTTCAGAAAATATTGGTTATGCCGTTGGGTACACTTCCGATACATCATACTGGGAAATCGGTTTGGTGTTAAAAACCTCTGATGGGGGATTAAGCTGGGAACGACATGAATTTTCTAATAATTCACCTTTGGTTTTAAATTCGGTTTATTTCACTAGTGCTGATACTGGTTTTGTATCTGCAACTCAATTTGGCTGGACCGGATCATGCTCGGGAATAATATTCAAAACAACGAATGGGGGCAACGACTGGACGACTTGCTTCTCCTTTGGGCAGGGAGAGTGCTCAGGTTTGGGGTATCTATATTTTAGAGATAATGAAACAGGATTTATCTTAGGAGGAAGTGAAGGTGGAATGGGGCACATTTTTAAAACCACAGATGGCGGATTATCTTGGGGAAAAATAAATGATTTTGGAATGTTAAGTCCTGCTTCTGTTTGTTTTCCAACTCCTGATACCGGATATATCGTGGGTTTGGAGATGGAGTGGGGTCAAGGTATCTTCCTGCAAACCAACGATGCAGGATTCACATGGTCAGAACCTACCGTACTTACATCCTATGGATTAAATTGGGTTTATTTTACTGATTCCGTAACAGGTTATGCTGTTGGTCAAAATGGTACAATCTTAAAAACAACCAATGGAGGATTAACCAATCTAAATGAATTTGGGCATCCTGTCAAATCTTTGACATTGTATCCCAATCCTTCGGATGACAAGATTACGATCGCTGCTCCGGCTTTTTCTGGAAACGCACACTTGTCAGTGTTTAGCATTGGCGGGGTGAAAATATTGGAAAGGCAAGTTTTGGAACCTGAAATCCAATTAGACGTCAGAAAACTACTACAGGGAGTGTATGTGTTGAAAGTGGCAAATGACAAAACTGTTGAAACGGCGAAGCTTATAAAACAGTGA
- a CDS encoding S8 family serine peptidase, whose translation MKTFTFLSAAILCTVCLSFGQTGKFIPAKETGPRFVEGQITVKLKPGTGEFQRQTGDVHFGIKSLDEKVVDFEVFELDKRFRYNPSKLRSDVPDLSRIYKLSFPAGFPVREVAEAFSSDPNVEYAEPVPTGHVLEVPDDVLYEQLQHLPQIFALQAWDIHKGENGAEEIIIAIIDTGVDWDHIDLQSNVWQNLAEDADGDGHTLEFNGIQWILDPGDLNGIDNDFNGFPDDLIGWNFITNNGNPNPIPGNPVGNHGTHCAGISNGATNNGTGIASISWNLTLMPVCADQNNTLEYGWDGIIYAAENGADIISNSWGGFLYSIASQEVIDYATGLGSIVVAAAGNNNNDDVHYPSSYLGVISVASVSVDDTKAAYSSFGPGVDISAPGGGLEGGILSTLPGNNYGLSSGTSMATPLVAGCFGLLKSYHPAWSNEQLINQLLGTADDIDTLNPGYAYQLGTGRVNAFRLLSEENVILPQILKLELFSMNVDDANGNQINEPGEEVILNPTFRNFVQYAGDDQVIVTLSTEDEYITILNDTAIVDIPPDGFFTIENQFRFLVSEDATSHFAGFTITFDGDAEIVTGGEQFVEVLVAPSGIFVFEGEPNERDYSGTYIKGVFDQLGIPYTYSNTYPATLQGFDNVFLSHANFGETLSEGTIPTEEHTMICQEFLENGGNLYIEAGGMFTGMQYLGYPNYAAMKQLFGVSSNQIVMIEHSLDSLIGSESSAFEGIEFNNSTQLYNWYIDKLTPVEDAIVPFYEYNYGNVSIMFDGAATYGHKAFYFGYSLAELVDTDPVNSKNNVLLKVLDFFEILPENYVLANFIADKKVGGIPLDVNFSDLSLTDPAHPALSWQWDFNNDGTIDSQDQHPAWTYYDPGTYDVRLIVSNELESDTLVKEGFIGINTGYLVYEGVAGGDAYSGSFIRDYLLEHVYTVTYRNNLPESLEGFSAAFLSFGNYESGYTVMDAVMAKTIGDYLESGGYIYLEGGDALGYDQAENDHLLEMFGIASATDGTNNPIDSLKGQAGTLAEDLLFTGSQQSSVAYIDRYVPIDDAGAAFVEKDYGIVAVQHSLPGAHRTFCFSYALAELEDGENPDTREELLQRILNFFDIYTGAPPVNKLRDGCLNIYPNPATGQITISGPGSADCFINTLYTLTGQVVMEMQICGPEAQLDISVLPRGVYFVHLQNDTTVHVGKFVKQ comes from the coding sequence ATGAAAACATTCACTTTTCTTTCTGCAGCCATTCTCTGTACTGTATGTCTTTCATTTGGTCAGACAGGAAAATTTATACCGGCAAAAGAAACAGGTCCGCGTTTTGTTGAGGGGCAAATTACCGTTAAACTGAAACCAGGTACCGGTGAATTCCAGAGACAAACCGGGGATGTGCATTTCGGGATTAAATCGCTGGACGAAAAGGTTGTTGATTTTGAGGTTTTTGAACTGGATAAGCGATTCAGGTATAACCCCTCAAAACTGCGATCAGATGTGCCCGACCTTTCAAGAATTTATAAGCTTTCTTTTCCGGCCGGATTTCCTGTACGGGAGGTGGCAGAAGCCTTTTCATCCGACCCGAATGTGGAATACGCGGAGCCGGTTCCAACCGGGCACGTGCTGGAAGTTCCCGATGATGTACTGTATGAGCAGTTGCAGCACCTTCCTCAGATTTTTGCGCTGCAGGCGTGGGATATCCACAAAGGTGAAAACGGTGCCGAAGAAATCATCATAGCCATCATCGATACCGGAGTTGACTGGGATCATATTGACCTGCAAAGCAATGTGTGGCAAAACCTGGCCGAAGATGCCGATGGTGACGGCCACACTTTGGAGTTTAACGGAATTCAATGGATACTTGATCCAGGAGATTTAAATGGAATTGACAACGATTTCAATGGTTTTCCGGATGACCTGATCGGCTGGAATTTCATCACAAACAATGGGAATCCCAATCCAATCCCGGGCAATCCGGTCGGGAATCATGGAACCCATTGTGCCGGTATTTCGAACGGAGCTACCAACAATGGAACCGGAATTGCCAGTATCAGCTGGAACCTGACCCTGATGCCGGTTTGTGCCGATCAGAATAATACCCTTGAATATGGATGGGACGGAATTATTTATGCTGCTGAAAACGGCGCTGATATCATATCGAACAGTTGGGGAGGATTTCTGTATTCCATCGCCAGCCAGGAAGTTATTGATTATGCAACAGGGCTTGGCAGTATTGTGGTGGCCGCTGCCGGTAACAACAATAACGATGACGTACATTATCCCTCCTCCTACCTTGGCGTAATATCGGTCGCCTCTGTCAGCGTGGACGACACCAAAGCGGCTTATTCTTCTTTTGGTCCGGGTGTGGATATCTCTGCACCCGGGGGTGGGCTTGAAGGAGGAATTTTAAGTACTCTGCCCGGAAACAATTATGGACTGTCTTCGGGTACTTCCATGGCAACTCCTCTGGTTGCCGGTTGTTTCGGTCTTTTAAAATCATACCACCCCGCGTGGTCGAACGAACAACTTATAAACCAGCTTTTGGGAACCGCCGATGACATCGATACCCTCAACCCCGGCTATGCATATCAGCTTGGAACCGGCCGGGTAAATGCTTTTCGTCTTCTGTCGGAAGAAAATGTAATCCTGCCGCAAATCCTTAAACTGGAGCTGTTCAGTATGAATGTTGATGATGCCAATGGGAATCAGATTAATGAGCCCGGTGAAGAAGTAATCCTGAATCCTACATTCAGAAATTTTGTTCAATATGCAGGCGATGACCAGGTCATAGTTACACTAAGTACTGAAGATGAGTATATTACTATTTTGAATGATACTGCAATAGTAGATATTCCACCGGATGGATTCTTCACCATTGAAAATCAGTTTCGCTTCTTGGTCAGTGAAGATGCCACCTCTCATTTTGCAGGTTTCACCATTACATTCGATGGTGATGCAGAGATTGTTACCGGCGGCGAGCAGTTTGTTGAAGTCCTGGTGGCGCCCTCAGGCATCTTTGTTTTTGAAGGGGAACCCAACGAACGGGATTACAGCGGAACCTATATCAAAGGTGTGTTCGATCAATTGGGTATTCCTTATACCTATTCCAACACTTATCCTGCAACGTTGCAGGGATTTGACAACGTATTCCTCTCCCATGCAAATTTCGGCGAAACGCTTTCCGAAGGTACTATTCCAACGGAGGAACATACTATGATCTGCCAGGAATTTCTGGAGAACGGAGGCAATTTGTATATTGAAGCCGGAGGGATGTTCACGGGGATGCAATACCTTGGTTACCCGAATTATGCTGCCATGAAACAGCTTTTTGGAGTTAGCAGCAATCAGATCGTGATGATTGAACATTCGCTCGATTCGCTGATAGGGTCGGAAAGCAGTGCTTTCGAAGGGATTGAATTCAATAACTCAACCCAGTTATACAATTGGTATATTGATAAACTTACTCCGGTAGAAGATGCCATCGTCCCGTTTTATGAATACAATTACGGCAATGTTTCCATTATGTTCGACGGTGCTGCAACCTATGGCCATAAAGCTTTTTATTTCGGCTATTCACTGGCAGAACTTGTTGACACCGATCCTGTAAATTCAAAAAACAATGTCCTGCTAAAGGTGCTCGACTTTTTTGAGATACTGCCAGAGAATTATGTCCTGGCTAATTTCATTGCGGATAAAAAAGTGGGTGGAATTCCCCTGGATGTAAACTTCTCTGATCTCTCGCTCACCGATCCTGCACATCCGGCCTTGTCATGGCAATGGGATTTTAACAACGACGGAACCATAGACTCCCAGGATCAGCATCCGGCATGGACTTACTATGATCCGGGCACTTATGATGTCAGGCTGATTGTTTCTAATGAATTGGAATCAGATACCCTGGTGAAGGAAGGTTTTATCGGAATTAATACCGGGTACCTTGTATACGAAGGTGTTGCCGGTGGTGACGCATACAGTGGTTCGTTTATCAGGGACTATCTTCTGGAGCATGTTTACACGGTCACCTATCGGAACAACCTGCCGGAAAGTCTGGAAGGATTTTCGGCAGCATTTCTTTCATTTGGCAATTATGAATCCGGATATACTGTCATGGATGCAGTAATGGCTAAAACCATTGGCGATTATCTTGAGAGTGGCGGATACATTTACCTGGAAGGTGGCGATGCCCTGGGTTATGATCAGGCAGAAAATGACCATTTGCTTGAAATGTTTGGTATAGCCTCTGCAACCGATGGGACGAACAATCCGATCGACAGCCTGAAGGGACAAGCAGGAACATTGGCTGAAGACTTGTTGTTCACCGGCAGTCAGCAGTCCTCTGTCGCCTACATCGACCGCTATGTGCCCATTGACGATGCCGGCGCTGCCTTTGTGGAAAAGGACTACGGAATTGTGGCCGTACAACATAGTCTTCCCGGCGCTCATCGTACTTTTTGTTTTTCCTATGCACTGGCTGAACTTGAGGACGGAGAAAACCCGGATACCCGTGAGGAGTTGCTGCAAAGGATACTGAACTTTTTTGATATCTATACCGGTGCTCCTCCGGTAAATAAACTCCGGGATGGCTGTTTAAATATTTATCCAAACCCGGCCACTGGCCAGATCACCATCTCAGGACCCGGGTCTGCAGATTGCTTCATTAATACCCTTTACACCCTCACCGGTCAGGTGGTGATGGAAATGCAGATATGCGGCCCTGAAGCCCAACTCGACATCTCCGTCCTGCCGCGGGGAGTGTATTTTGTGCACTTGCAAAATGATACAACAGTGCATGTGGGAAAATTTGTAAAGCAATAA
- a CDS encoding GxxExxY protein gives MSVNTENEKIKRSNYQPPDENTERIASLIVDAAYYVHINLGPGLLEKVYEVCFCHELKKRGLNFKRQIDIPIVYDNITFNEGLRLDVLVEDRIICELKALETINPLWEAQILSHLKLTNKKLGFLINFNVIKIKQGIRRFVV, from the coding sequence ATGTCAGTTAATACCGAAAACGAGAAGATTAAAAGATCAAATTACCAGCCGCCCGATGAGAATACTGAAAGAATTGCCAGTTTAATTGTTGATGCAGCCTATTATGTTCATATCAATCTAGGGCCTGGTTTATTAGAAAAGGTTTATGAAGTTTGCTTTTGTCATGAGTTGAAAAAGCGAGGTTTAAACTTCAAAAGACAGATTGATATTCCAATTGTTTATGATAATATCACTTTTAATGAAGGTCTGAGGTTAGATGTTCTTGTTGAAGATAGAATTATTTGTGAACTAAAAGCCCTTGAAACAATTAATCCTTTGTGGGAAGCACAGATACTAAGTCATTTAAAGCTGACAAACAAAAAGTTAGGCTTTCTAATCAATTTTAATGTCATTAAAATAAAGCAGGGTATAAGGAGATTTGTCGTTTAA
- a CDS encoding T9SS type A sorting domain-containing protein, with protein sequence MKKLLLFIIGFVISQQVVFPQGCLPEGITFTTQEQIDNFQVNYPGCSEIEGNVIISGADITRLDGLGVLLSIGGNLEIRLNELLGDLSGLQNLETLGGDLRIEQNDVLEDLLGLENLSEINGDLIIGDIVWGQYPYSTGNPLLTSLAGLSSLVSVQGNLKLCGNYSLVTLSGLENLASVGGNLQVGGIEFIYGFTFGNPLLVNLNGLTRLSVIGGGLFVAGNNNLADLTGLDSLVTAGQHCWFDLNESLSSLQGLDQLTSIGGSLKIRWNNALSDIGGLEHITSQSIQDLEIIYNHTLAECNVQSICDYLADPNGTVEIYDNAPGCNSPGEVEAACDALSVSGVSRVNSLSLNPNPANDMVTISTAVSTDIARLLILTLTGQLVMELKFTGSQIRIDIGGLPPGVFIVRLQNNESVAVTKLIRK encoded by the coding sequence ATGAAGAAATTATTGCTCTTTATCATTGGTTTTGTCATCAGCCAACAGGTAGTTTTTCCTCAGGGTTGCCTGCCGGAGGGCATCACCTTTACTACCCAGGAACAGATTGATAATTTCCAGGTAAATTACCCGGGATGCTCGGAGATTGAAGGGAATGTAATTATTTCAGGTGCTGATATCACCAGACTCGATGGCCTGGGTGTGCTGCTATCCATCGGAGGCAATCTGGAAATCAGACTCAATGAATTGCTTGGTGACCTGTCGGGACTTCAGAACCTGGAAACCCTGGGAGGTGATTTACGTATTGAGCAGAATGATGTTCTTGAAGATCTTCTGGGTCTTGAAAACCTGTCAGAAATCAACGGTGACCTGATCATCGGAGATATTGTCTGGGGACAATACCCATACAGCACGGGGAATCCCTTGCTTACCAGCCTGGCCGGGCTCAGCAGCCTGGTTTCCGTACAGGGGAACCTGAAACTGTGTGGCAATTATTCACTGGTTACGCTTTCAGGCCTTGAAAATCTGGCCTCTGTCGGGGGAAACCTGCAGGTGGGAGGTATAGAGTTTATTTATGGATTCACCTTCGGAAATCCTTTGCTCGTAAATTTAAACGGCCTTACCCGGTTATCTGTCATTGGGGGAGGCCTGTTTGTAGCCGGGAATAATAACCTGGCTGATCTTACCGGCCTGGATTCACTGGTTACCGCAGGTCAACATTGCTGGTTCGATCTGAATGAGTCACTATCGTCCCTGCAGGGGTTGGATCAGCTTACCTCCATTGGCGGAAGTCTGAAAATCCGCTGGAATAATGCCCTCTCAGACATCGGCGGTCTGGAGCATATCACTTCCCAATCCATTCAGGATCTCGAAATCATTTACAATCATACCCTGGCCGAATGCAATGTGCAAAGCATCTGCGATTATCTGGCGGACCCCAATGGTACTGTTGAAATATATGATAACGCTCCCGGTTGCAACAGCCCCGGAGAGGTGGAAGCTGCCTGCGATGCTCTTTCTGTTTCCGGAGTGTCGCGGGTGAATTCCCTTTCCCTGAATCCCAATCCGGCAAATGACATGGTTACCATTTCAACTGCTGTCTCAACAGACATTGCCAGACTTTTGATCCTTACCCTCACCGGACAACTGGTTATGGAACTGAAGTTTACCGGTTCACAAATCCGGATTGACATTGGCGGTCTGCCTCCGGGAGTATTTATTGTGCGTCTGCAAAATAATGAATCAGTGGCGGTAACGAAGCTGATAAGGAAATAA
- a CDS encoding helix-turn-helix domain-containing protein: MTSPISITALTCEYLAPQALNPASTHRHDHEELWIITHGNPEYTVDFVSETLEAPVIVYVAQGKVHSFVPDHQTRGWLIRYRNDFIPQSRFNFYSGFIEKVQYPLSHDYCSTTLHALCEIMLRESTEHNPDYQVLRHLLSAILAKLEKDAHTEYLGESGTANTRLITFNNFLKILENNFHRPEGADFYAEKLNMTARNLNLITQASFGKTATDIIETRKLIEARRLLLNTEKSVSEIGFELGYNEKSYFTRVFKKKTGITPTGFREKSFALIS, from the coding sequence ATGACCAGTCCGATTTCCATTACCGCTCTTACCTGCGAGTATCTTGCACCGCAAGCGTTGAATCCTGCTTCAACCCACCGCCACGACCATGAAGAGTTGTGGATCATCACCCATGGAAACCCTGAGTACACGGTTGATTTCGTTTCTGAAACCCTGGAAGCCCCGGTAATTGTATATGTTGCCCAGGGGAAGGTCCACTCATTCGTGCCCGACCACCAAACGCGCGGCTGGCTGATCCGATACCGGAATGATTTTATCCCGCAAAGCCGCTTTAATTTTTATTCCGGATTTATTGAGAAGGTTCAATACCCGCTGAGCCACGATTACTGCAGCACCACCCTGCATGCCCTGTGCGAGATTATGCTGAGGGAAAGCACGGAGCACAATCCGGACTATCAGGTACTGCGCCACCTGCTCAGCGCAATACTGGCCAAACTTGAGAAAGATGCACACACTGAATACCTGGGGGAATCCGGCACGGCCAACACCCGCCTGATCACCTTCAACAACTTCCTGAAAATCCTGGAGAATAACTTTCACCGGCCTGAAGGCGCAGATTTTTATGCCGAAAAACTGAACATGACTGCCCGTAATCTTAATCTGATCACCCAGGCTTCGTTCGGAAAAACCGCCACTGATATCATAGAAACCCGGAAACTGATAGAGGCCAGAAGGCTATTGTTGAACACCGAAAAATCCGTTTCGGAAATCGGTTTTGAGCTCGGATATAACGAAAAGTCTTATTTCACAAGGGTTTTCAAAAAGAAGACCGGGATAACCCCCACCGGTTTTCGCGAAAAATCATTTGCCCTGATTTCCTGA